TGTGCCCATTTCACAGTTTGAACCCCAACAAGTTTGGTAGCATCATACTTTTCACAAATCTCTCCACTACAGGCATGCCACAATAAGAGGCAGGCCCAACAAAAATACCAACATTACCTTAAGCTCCGCATTGCTCTCAGCGTTCTTCAGCATGTGGAGAAGGAACTCTGCACTCTTCTTGGGCCAGCGGCCCTGTGTCCAGTTAAACTGCTTGGCCTGCAGAGGAACAGTTGGGTCAGTTGTGTGCATACAACACTGGGCCAGAATAGGTGCCCTCATTTCTGGTCAacatcagggaaaatgtatgtagACATAAGCGCAAATGTGTGGTTGCTCAGCCTCGTTCATATTTATTTTCATGGCTAATCCAAAGGTGTCCTAAGAAAGTCATCATTGCAACCATTTCATACAGACACGCATTAAAACCATAAGTGCAAGGTCTGATAAGCCAGGAAGATTTTAAGTCATTTTGTGCCCCTCTCCAAAGCCCATGTTGAacaaatgtattattataattttttgggATCCCTTTCATATCTGCTAATCCCAATACCTTACATAGGAAATATAATAAAGCGTAAACATTGTCAGAAGATAACCAACCAAAGTCCCCTATACAGATTTAAATTGAGGCTAGAGTAAATGTCATTGGATTGGCGTTTACCTGGGCACACCTGCTGACACCCCCATTGTAGCGACGGAAGGGAACACACTGGTGCTTGATGGTAACATCCTTCAGGTACTTGGTGGCCTTGCGGATGTGCATGCCTTTGATGGTCTGAGCTGTCTCACGGGTGTTCTGATGGGAAACAAGAAGCATTACTGTAGTAACTAGCTATATCAATAACAGATTGTTATAACTGTCTTGATAGGCATGAATGCAAAATTGCTCAGTTATTTGTTAGATATTGTCACATTTGATTCCAAAGGTCTCCAATGTTGTCATCATAGCAAAGCATCATACCCTTCAGCCTGCACACATTTATGACTACCAATACATATCAACCAACAGCAACTAACTCCCACACGGATACAACTACAGTAGACAAAATGTCTGAAGGCAACTTCTCATGTGAATCAGAAAAGTGAACACCTTACCTTGAAGTGAACCCGGAGATTTGAGCCCCTTGACTTGCATGCTTCAGAAGAAAACACAGCAATGATCAGTAAGGTCACACGACAGAAATAACCTTACATGGTGAATAAACCATTTGTGTGGTTGCTCAGCCTCGTTCATATTTATTTTCATGGGTAATCTAAAGGTGTCCTAAGAAAGTCATCATTACAACCATGGTTAAGTCTGATAAGCTAGCCAATTTAGCTAGTTCACTTGCATTAGCGAGCTAGTGAATAAATCCAGGGCAACAATCACACCGGTACTCACACTTAGTCGGGTTCTCGGGGTCGAGCGAGTAGCGGACCATTTTCAGAGATCTGCAAAAGATAAACGggttgttaactagctaacgaaaACTAGTCGGAGAACGTGTTAGTGTGTTGCTTGACTGAGAAACAAGTCAGACACCTTGGAGGATGCGCTACGTGTTAGTTGATAGCTAGCAAACATTAAACCAACCCAAGACATCGAGCAAATCACATACGACTACATCACTGGGACTATGTATTTC
The sequence above is drawn from the Oncorhynchus gorbuscha isolate QuinsamMale2020 ecotype Even-year linkage group LG11, OgorEven_v1.0, whole genome shotgun sequence genome and encodes:
- the LOC124048742 gene encoding 60S ribosomal protein L17-like, which encodes MVRYSLDPENPTKSCKSRGSNLRVHFKNTRETAQTIKGMHIRKATKYLKDVTIKHQCVPFRRYNGGVSRCAQAKQFNWTQGRWPKKSAEFLLHMLKNAESNAELKGLDVDSLVIEHIQVNKAPKMRRRTYRAHGRINPYMSSPCHIEMILTEKEQIVPKPEEEVATKKKVSQKKLKKQKLMARE